From Candidatus Cloacimonadota bacterium, one genomic window encodes:
- a CDS encoding serine/threonine protein kinase, producing the protein MKFEQGAKLNNYQIIRLLGEGGMGEVWLARDILLERDVAIKCLNPLLTRDQEFSERFLREARIQAKLTHSNIVGLHAFFEAEGHYYMVLEYAPGVTLRNLIDKTGPIPEKRTLAIFNQILSALDYAHSKGIVHRDVKPANIMIDTACNDAVKVMDFGIARLMDDVHITRTGTRLGTISYMSPEQVRAAKDIDQRSDIYSAGIILYEMLSGRLPFEADTDSEYDVQHKIVTEPVPDPRKVYPYIGDTSISLLLRMTQKERDRRPQSIAELLSASTAGNRNQDYIAPVKSPMISPNLDEHSKYEKSETYKYGGIFILILVVFVIIGILTIEPFGCSKEDEYVEETTETVVDSAAAVFDTVWYPYYYPDYDAIVDTAMVNATEAF; encoded by the coding sequence GTGAAATTCGAACAGGGCGCGAAACTCAATAATTATCAGATCATCCGTCTGCTCGGCGAAGGCGGCATGGGCGAAGTCTGGTTGGCCCGGGACATTTTACTGGAAAGGGATGTGGCGATCAAATGCCTCAATCCGTTGCTCACCCGGGACCAAGAATTTTCCGAACGCTTCCTTCGAGAAGCCCGCATCCAGGCCAAACTTACCCATTCGAACATCGTGGGGCTGCACGCCTTTTTTGAGGCTGAGGGCCACTATTACATGGTGCTGGAATACGCCCCCGGGGTTACGCTCAGAAATTTGATCGACAAAACCGGCCCCATCCCCGAAAAACGCACCCTGGCAATTTTCAACCAGATCCTCTCCGCGCTGGACTACGCGCATTCCAAGGGTATTGTCCACCGCGACGTAAAACCCGCGAACATCATGATCGACACAGCATGCAACGACGCCGTGAAAGTGATGGATTTTGGCATCGCGCGCCTGATGGACGACGTACACATCACCCGCACCGGAACACGCTTGGGCACCATCAGCTACATGAGCCCGGAGCAGGTGCGCGCCGCCAAAGACATCGACCAGCGCTCCGACATCTATTCTGCCGGCATCATCCTCTACGAAATGCTCAGCGGCAGATTACCCTTCGAGGCAGATACCGACAGCGAATATGACGTCCAACACAAGATAGTTACCGAACCCGTGCCCGATCCGCGCAAAGTTTACCCCTACATCGGCGACACCTCCATCTCCCTGCTGCTAAGAATGACCCAAAAAGAGCGGGACCGACGGCCGCAGAGTATCGCTGAATTGCTTTCAGCGTCAACCGCAGGAAATCGAAATCAAGATTATATTGCTCCTGTGAAATCGCCCATGATATCGCCAAACTTGGATGAACATTCTAAATATGAAAAAAGTGAAACATACAAGTACGGGGGTATATTTATCCTAATACTTGTTGTATTTGTGATTATTGGCATATTAACTATCGAACCTTTCGGTTGTTCCAAAGAGGATGAATATGTGGAAGAAACCACCGAAACCGTTGTTGACAGCGCAGCCGCTGTTTTCGACACAGTATGGTATCCCTATTATTATCCTGACTATGACGCTATTGTCGACACTGCAATGGTTAACGCTACAGAAGCTTTCTAG
- the lepA gene encoding translation elongation factor 4, whose product MKQEYIRNFCIIAHIDHGKSTLADRFLESTHVVGKVDMAQVLDSMDLEREKGITIKSHAIRMVHKYKGQDYVLNLIDTPGHVDFSYEVSRALASCEGAILLVDASQGIEAQTMSNLYLALDNDLEILPALNKIDLPKADVEGTEHDLCEIMGCLPEDILRVSAKAGTGVTELLDAVCARLPAPKGDPEAPPKALIFDSYFDMYRGVVVLVRLFDGSLAKGDKIKLFATEREYEIEEIGHLGLKFAPQQQLNTGEAGYVIANIKEVADARVGDTLTLAKGGCEESLPGFMEPKPMVYSGIFPINGEDYENLVESIAKLKLNDASLIYEKENSSALGYGFRCGFLGMLHLEIVKERLLREYNIPIIATTPSVRFLITLKNGDEIEVNNPIDFPDPNYIESIMEPFMDTEIIVPTDFIGNIMKLAQERRGVQKNIQYIDEKRVALHYEMPLIEIIFDFYDKLKTVSRGYASLDYAFKEFRPSRVVKVDILINGEKVDAMSFICHQDKAHNWGKSVTDTLQEVIPRHLFKIALQAAIGGNIIARSTINPMRKDVLAKCYGGDITRKRKLLEKQKEGKKKMKEIGSVTVPQEAFLAVLKADRD is encoded by the coding sequence ATGAAACAAGAATACATACGCAACTTCTGCATCATCGCGCACATCGACCACGGGAAATCCACCCTCGCGGACCGCTTTTTGGAAAGCACCCACGTGGTGGGCAAGGTGGACATGGCGCAGGTGCTGGACAGCATGGACCTCGAGCGCGAAAAAGGCATCACCATCAAGAGCCACGCCATCCGCATGGTGCACAAGTACAAAGGACAGGACTACGTTCTGAACCTGATCGACACCCCCGGGCACGTGGATTTTTCCTACGAGGTCTCGCGCGCGCTGGCTTCCTGCGAAGGCGCCATCCTGCTGGTGGACGCCTCCCAGGGCATCGAGGCCCAAACGATGAGCAATCTCTATCTGGCGCTGGACAACGATCTGGAGATCCTGCCGGCCCTGAACAAGATCGACCTGCCCAAAGCCGATGTGGAAGGCACGGAACACGACCTCTGCGAGATCATGGGCTGCCTGCCGGAAGACATCCTGCGGGTGAGCGCCAAGGCCGGAACCGGGGTCACCGAGCTGTTGGACGCAGTCTGCGCAAGGCTTCCAGCCCCCAAGGGCGATCCCGAAGCACCGCCCAAGGCCCTGATCTTCGATTCCTATTTCGACATGTACCGCGGCGTGGTGGTGCTGGTGCGGCTCTTCGACGGCTCGCTGGCCAAAGGCGACAAGATCAAGCTCTTCGCCACCGAACGGGAATACGAGATCGAGGAGATCGGACACCTGGGGCTGAAATTCGCCCCCCAACAGCAACTGAACACCGGCGAGGCCGGCTACGTCATCGCCAACATCAAAGAGGTGGCGGACGCCCGCGTGGGCGACACCCTCACCCTGGCCAAAGGCGGCTGTGAAGAGAGCTTGCCGGGCTTCATGGAGCCCAAGCCGATGGTCTATTCCGGCATTTTCCCCATCAACGGCGAGGACTATGAAAACCTGGTGGAATCGATCGCCAAGCTGAAGCTCAACGATGCCTCCCTGATCTACGAAAAGGAAAACTCCAGCGCCCTCGGCTACGGCTTCCGCTGCGGCTTTCTGGGCATGCTGCACCTCGAGATCGTGAAAGAACGCCTGCTGCGGGAATACAACATCCCCATCATCGCCACCACGCCCAGCGTGCGCTTCCTCATCACCCTCAAAAACGGCGACGAGATCGAAGTGAACAATCCCATCGATTTTCCCGATCCCAACTACATCGAAAGCATCATGGAACCCTTCATGGACACCGAGATCATCGTTCCCACCGACTTCATCGGCAACATCATGAAACTGGCCCAGGAACGACGCGGAGTGCAGAAAAACATCCAGTACATCGATGAAAAGCGCGTGGCCCTGCACTATGAGATGCCGCTGATCGAGATCATCTTCGATTTTTACGACAAATTGAAAACCGTGAGCCGCGGCTACGCCTCGCTGGACTATGCCTTCAAGGAGTTCCGCCCCTCCCGCGTGGTGAAGGTGGACATCCTCATCAACGGCGAAAAGGTGGACGCCATGAGCTTCATCTGCCACCAGGACAAAGCTCACAACTGGGGCAAAAGCGTCACCGACACCCTGCAGGAGGTGATACCCCGCCATCTCTTCAAGATCGCGCTGCAGGCCGCCATCGGTGGCAACATCATCGCCCGCAGCACCATCAACCCCATGCGCAAGGATGTGCTGGCCAAATGTTACGGCGGCGACATCACCCGCAAGCGCAAACTGCTGGAAAAACAGAAGGAAGGCAAGAAAAAAATGAAGGAGATCGGCTCCGTGACCGTGCCGCAGGAAGCCTTTCTGGCCGTGCTGAAGGCCGACCGCGATTGA
- a CDS encoding BamA/TamA family outer membrane protein has product MTRYLLAAVLLLAWALAPALSVGKISFSANFPLDETALLQASGLVTGSDYAPADVNAAIGLMQAWLQANGHPFVKIANPELVPLSETSLELAFKLTEVQPAQSCELRFRGLRYFSEGKLRDLLLLADEGKVGLSELPGLMDRVLDEYHRRGYLFASVRLDSLTLGENLAAHLGIDEGKPLKPEKYYFQGNKYTRDQTLIKLAGFSSGQVVTPEAIRAAEDRILGKSYIEACLIEPVDPASLLIKIEEGKMTSLEGVLGFTRVGEKNEFTGFLNLGFLNLWGSDRALALNWRKLPRSSLLSFSYHESGPNSFPLSGDLRLSREEETESWIKSAVGADVYSYFDAHRYGLELAAESVNYYVPAARDRLPVETTSSRGIGAFWRLDSRDRAFNPSRGMQTNITYRLRQTAERGWNNALEADHTQYIGLAPRWNCALGVHLRSLSDSSSVAYETYRLGGYNSLRGYREDEFSSWRLGWASLELRYLISSQARIYLFYDHGLLARAENSLRADLLAPGLGIKLRTRLGVLSIEYALGYRENGFADFAAGMVHAGLDANF; this is encoded by the coding sequence ATGACACGCTATCTGCTGGCCGCAGTTCTGCTTCTGGCCTGGGCTCTGGCCCCGGCCTTGAGCGTGGGCAAGATCAGTTTCTCCGCCAATTTCCCCCTCGACGAGACCGCGTTGCTGCAGGCTTCCGGATTGGTCACCGGCAGCGATTACGCTCCCGCGGATGTCAACGCCGCCATCGGCCTGATGCAAGCCTGGCTGCAGGCGAACGGCCATCCTTTCGTGAAGATCGCCAATCCGGAGCTGGTGCCCCTCTCCGAAACAAGCCTGGAACTGGCCTTCAAGCTCACGGAAGTGCAGCCGGCCCAGAGCTGCGAGCTCCGCTTCCGCGGCCTGCGCTATTTCTCCGAGGGCAAGCTGCGCGACCTGCTGCTGCTGGCTGATGAAGGGAAGGTGGGCCTGTCCGAACTGCCCGGCCTCATGGACCGCGTTCTGGACGAATATCACCGCCGCGGCTACCTTTTTGCCAGCGTGCGGCTGGATTCCCTCACCTTGGGGGAAAACCTCGCCGCCCATCTCGGCATCGACGAAGGCAAGCCGCTAAAGCCCGAAAAATACTACTTCCAGGGCAACAAATACACCCGCGACCAAACCCTCATCAAACTGGCCGGCTTCAGCTCCGGACAGGTGGTGACCCCTGAGGCCATCCGCGCCGCCGAGGACAGGATCCTGGGCAAAAGCTACATCGAGGCCTGCCTGATCGAGCCAGTGGACCCCGCCAGCCTGCTGATCAAGATCGAGGAAGGCAAAATGACCTCGCTGGAAGGCGTGCTGGGCTTCACCCGGGTGGGTGAGAAAAACGAGTTCACCGGTTTCCTCAACCTCGGTTTCCTCAACCTCTGGGGCAGCGACCGCGCCCTGGCCCTGAACTGGAGAAAGCTGCCGCGCTCCAGCCTGCTCAGCTTTTCCTACCACGAATCCGGGCCAAACAGCTTTCCCCTCTCCGGAGACCTTCGGCTTTCCCGTGAAGAGGAAACCGAAAGCTGGATCAAATCGGCCGTGGGCGCCGATGTCTATTCCTATTTCGACGCGCACCGCTACGGACTGGAACTCGCCGCGGAAAGCGTGAATTACTATGTGCCCGCCGCCAGGGACAGACTACCGGTGGAAACCACCTCCAGCCGCGGCATCGGTGCCTTCTGGCGCCTGGACAGCCGCGACCGCGCTTTCAACCCCTCCCGGGGTATGCAGACCAACATCACCTACCGCCTGCGCCAAACCGCAGAGCGCGGCTGGAACAACGCCCTGGAGGCCGACCACACCCAATACATCGGACTGGCGCCACGCTGGAACTGCGCCCTGGGCGTACACCTGCGCAGCCTTTCCGACAGCAGTTCCGTGGCCTATGAGACTTACCGCCTGGGAGGCTACAACTCGCTGCGGGGCTACCGCGAGGACGAATTCAGCAGCTGGCGCCTCGGCTGGGCCTCGCTGGAACTGCGCTATCTGATCAGTTCCCAAGCCCGGATCTACCTCTTTTACGACCACGGCCTGCTCGCCCGGGCCGAAAACAGCCTGCGCGCCGATCTGCTGGCCCCCGGGCTGGGCATCAAACTGCGCACCCGGCTGGGCGTGCTGAGCATCGAATACGCCCTCGGTTACAGGGAAAACGGCTTCGCGGACTTCGCCGCGGGAATGGTGCATGCCGGCCTCGATGCAAACTTCTAA
- a CDS encoding right-handed parallel beta-helix repeat-containing protein codes for MKACFFLLFCLLLVLPLAGETSISANISTSQTWTLAGSPYIITNSISVGGSATPVLTIEAGVEVRLNGGVSISIGTPYSTQGGAIVSNGTEAEPVVFTANSDTPVPGFWDCLQTLAYAHVASTFTHTAFAYGGSSTGMFNVNNLQPEFAPSFDHCVFSHSSHQGLYHISTNAAIGASVSNCVFENNAGYPLQANANQACKLGAGNSYTGNVQNRILLRDVIISTPQTWLDQGVPYEAENDLQVRMGAGGLLQIMEGTEIRFGGGHSLIVGYTSNSFHGGLVATGATFSGCDGMDWNGIQFQPYITASSLDNCTVRDVVSTATGAVWLRNTNFAVSITDCEICCNDSYGLHANDNAPFSLSGTDFQNNNKCVSVAARDLHKLGPGNTYQLNTDNRVHCRGGIVYESALWTNQGTPVLVQASINLRFSAAGFLTLPWGTILEFASNTSFSVGYTSNSYTGAVSATGVTFRGESPSAGHWQGLLFEYYGGSSLLSGCTIRDAGYGDVAGVRFKVPAATMTGCQVLNCLAVGIRYETSQTQVALTGNSISGCGSYPLSLPANCVRAIGEGNDFSGNNLPECDRVEVRHETVNVSCTWIDPGVPYLLTGTMGIYGSGNIHLKILPGTVLYLPADGTLTVGYTSASFFGSLEAEGVIFTSVPGGGISYGLFFNPYLTHALCVLEGCVFENLRDASHNTAVYVNNSFPSFLGCSFQNNAGSGIAGSDLARFTLTDCDFINNGSHPVRTSAKAFEAVSGTGNFFSGNTPNRIQITGGTLDQNYVWGNPSVPVEVTSSINVWSGAGCLLKINSGLTLLFTESTGLSVGYTSNSYKGSLQADGATFSALNGTAGGWAGITLNPYLYEAPSGYIRNCVVEYAGSNVYFGNSAFPLLESCVIRHGSNYGIRVYGANSQPSLIRNYIQGNPVGIHCSNGANPLIGGSSGDGNSFSGNTDYAVQNTSTAFSVNARYNWWGHESGPTHTGNPSGGGDPVSDHVDYGDWRDTDIGDAPARFHLLSPADTSVLETLEPVLDWEEAIDPTPGDVVTYTLEIAENSGFTLGLITITPLSASVYHLPAAVLEDDSRYYWRVKATDLQEQVTLCYENYWWFDTMVPEAPQAFDPLSPAYNATVHFTSNLLSWEEAVDPDPGDLVTYTIYQDISAGFENAQTFTTDATQIYSGFCAPGSLIYWKVKATDLSNNETFSPTWRFFVDWNAKPRAPVDFTLTPSGNDILISWDVVPGADSYDIYFSSDPHSGFSLLQSGLSSPSCPHSGAANQPRYFYYKTFAHNPQGLVKK; via the coding sequence ATGAAAGCGTGTTTTTTCCTTCTTTTCTGTCTGTTGCTGGTGCTCCCGCTCGCGGGCGAGACAAGCATCAGCGCCAACATCAGCACTTCCCAGACCTGGACCCTGGCCGGCTCGCCCTACATCATCACCAACAGCATCAGCGTGGGCGGAAGCGCCACTCCAGTCCTCACCATCGAGGCGGGGGTGGAGGTAAGGCTGAACGGTGGAGTGAGCATTTCGATCGGCACGCCCTACTCCACTCAGGGTGGCGCGATCGTGAGCAACGGGACCGAGGCCGAACCGGTGGTCTTTACCGCCAACTCCGACACCCCGGTGCCCGGTTTCTGGGACTGCCTGCAAACCCTGGCCTACGCCCATGTGGCCAGCACTTTCACCCACACCGCATTCGCATACGGCGGCTCCTCAACCGGCATGTTCAACGTTAACAATCTCCAGCCAGAATTCGCCCCCAGCTTCGATCACTGCGTCTTCAGCCATTCCTCCCACCAAGGCCTATACCACATTTCCACAAACGCGGCCATCGGCGCCAGCGTCAGCAACTGCGTCTTTGAAAACAACGCCGGTTACCCGCTGCAGGCCAATGCCAACCAGGCATGCAAACTGGGCGCGGGCAACAGCTACACGGGCAATGTTCAGAACCGCATCCTGCTGCGGGACGTCATCATCTCAACGCCGCAAACCTGGCTGGACCAGGGTGTGCCCTACGAAGCGGAGAATGATCTGCAGGTGCGCATGGGCGCGGGCGGACTGCTGCAGATAATGGAAGGAACGGAAATCCGCTTTGGTGGCGGCCACAGCTTGATCGTTGGCTACACATCCAACTCATTCCATGGCGGTCTGGTGGCAACGGGAGCGACTTTCAGCGGCTGTGACGGCATGGACTGGAATGGCATCCAGTTCCAGCCCTACATCACCGCCAGCTCGCTGGACAACTGCACGGTGAGGGATGTGGTTTCCACCGCCACCGGCGCGGTCTGGCTACGCAACACCAACTTCGCTGTGAGCATCACGGACTGTGAAATCTGCTGCAATGACAGCTACGGGCTCCATGCCAATGACAATGCCCCCTTCAGCCTCAGCGGGACAGACTTTCAGAACAACAACAAGTGCGTGTCCGTGGCTGCCAGGGACCTGCACAAACTTGGCCCGGGAAACACTTACCAGCTTAACACGGACAACCGGGTGCATTGCCGGGGCGGCATCGTTTATGAATCTGCCCTCTGGACCAACCAGGGCACCCCTGTCCTGGTTCAGGCCAGCATCAACCTGCGTTTCAGCGCGGCCGGCTTTCTGACCCTGCCCTGGGGAACCATTTTGGAGTTTGCCTCCAACACCAGTTTTTCGGTGGGTTACACCAGCAACTCCTACACCGGGGCCGTGAGTGCCACTGGCGTCACTTTCAGGGGTGAAAGCCCCAGCGCCGGCCATTGGCAGGGCCTGCTGTTCGAATATTATGGAGGCAGCAGCCTGCTCTCCGGCTGCACCATCCGCGATGCCGGTTACGGGGATGTGGCCGGAGTGCGCTTCAAGGTCCCAGCCGCCACCATGACCGGTTGCCAGGTGCTGAACTGCCTGGCTGTCGGCATCCGCTACGAGACCAGCCAAACCCAAGTGGCCCTCACCGGAAACAGCATCAGCGGTTGTGGCTCCTATCCCCTTTCCCTACCGGCCAACTGCGTGCGCGCCATCGGGGAGGGCAACGATTTCAGCGGCAACAACCTGCCTGAATGCGACCGGGTGGAGGTCCGGCACGAAACCGTGAACGTAAGCTGCACCTGGATCGACCCCGGCGTGCCCTATCTCCTCACCGGCACAATGGGCATCTATGGCAGCGGCAACATCCATCTGAAGATACTGCCGGGAACGGTGCTCTATCTGCCCGCGGATGGGACCCTGACCGTGGGCTACACCAGCGCCTCGTTTTTCGGCTCCCTGGAAGCCGAGGGCGTTATATTCACCAGCGTTCCCGGCGGCGGGATTTCCTACGGATTGTTCTTCAATCCCTATCTCACGCATGCCCTCTGCGTGCTGGAAGGATGCGTGTTTGAGAATCTGCGGGATGCCAGCCACAACACCGCCGTTTATGTAAACAACTCCTTTCCCAGCTTCCTTGGCTGCAGCTTCCAAAACAATGCCGGCAGCGGGATCGCGGGGTCGGACCTGGCAAGATTCACCCTCACCGACTGCGATTTCATCAACAACGGCTCCCATCCCGTGCGCACCAGCGCCAAAGCCTTCGAGGCCGTGAGCGGCACCGGCAATTTCTTCAGCGGCAACACCCCCAACCGCATCCAGATCACTGGCGGAACCCTGGACCAGAACTACGTTTGGGGCAATCCCAGCGTGCCGGTGGAGGTGACCTCGAGCATCAATGTCTGGTCGGGGGCCGGCTGCCTCCTGAAGATAAACTCCGGCCTTACACTGCTCTTCACTGAATCGACAGGACTTTCAGTGGGTTACACCAGTAACTCCTACAAGGGCAGCCTCCAGGCCGATGGCGCCACTTTTTCAGCTTTGAACGGAACCGCCGGCGGCTGGGCCGGCATCACCCTGAACCCCTATTTATACGAGGCTCCCAGCGGCTACATCAGGAATTGCGTGGTGGAATACGCCGGTAGCAACGTCTATTTTGGAAACTCCGCCTTTCCCCTGCTGGAAAGCTGCGTGATCCGCCACGGCAGCAATTATGGGATCAGGGTTTACGGGGCCAACAGCCAGCCCTCTTTGATCCGCAACTACATCCAGGGCAACCCCGTGGGCATTCACTGCTCCAACGGCGCCAATCCCCTCATTGGCGGCAGCAGCGGTGACGGCAACAGCTTCAGTGGCAACACCGACTACGCCGTGCAAAACACCAGCACCGCTTTCAGCGTGAACGCGAGATACAACTGGTGGGGCCACGAATCCGGGCCCACTCACACGGGAAATCCCAGCGGCGGAGGCGATCCCGTCTCGGATCACGTGGATTACGGCGACTGGCGCGACACCGACATCGGCGACGCCCCGGCCCGCTTCCATCTGCTCTCTCCGGCAGACACCTCTGTGCTGGAGACCCTGGAGCCAGTTCTGGACTGGGAGGAAGCCATCGATCCCACTCCGGGCGACGTGGTCACCTACACCCTGGAGATCGCTGAAAATAGCGGCTTCACCCTGGGCCTGATCACCATCACGCCGCTCTCCGCCTCGGTTTACCACCTCCCGGCCGCGGTGCTTGAAGACGACAGCCGCTACTACTGGCGCGTGAAGGCCACCGACCTTCAGGAACAAGTCACCCTCTGCTACGAAAACTACTGGTGGTTCGACACCATGGTGCCGGAAGCGCCCCAGGCCTTCGATCCCCTCTCGCCAGCTTACAACGCGACGGTGCATTTCACCAGCAATCTGCTCAGCTGGGAGGAAGCGGTCGATCCGGATCCCGGCGACCTGGTCACATATACAATCTATCAGGACATCTCCGCCGGCTTTGAGAACGCCCAAACCTTCACGACTGACGCCACCCAGATCTATTCCGGCTTCTGCGCCCCCGGCAGCCTCATCTACTGGAAAGTGAAAGCCACCGATCTCAGCAACAATGAGACCTTCAGCCCCACCTGGCGCTTCTTTGTGGATTGGAACGCCAAACCCCGCGCCCCGGTGGATTTCACCCTCACGCCCTCGG